The Bacteroidia bacterium DNA segment ATCCGCTGTGAGTGTATTAAGCACAATGCGGGCTTCGCGCTCAGGCTCGTCCGGATAATCGGCCATACTGAATAAAATGTCTGCAAAGCGCAAACCATATAGGTTCTTTTTCGATTTCACCTTGGATACAATAATAGTGTCGCCATTTGCTATGAAGCCGGCCTTGCTTTCCGGCGGAAGCCAGGTGTAATTATTCTTCACTACCATCAGGTGATCTCCCGCACTCAACTCCTCCTCCTGGTACCTGATCCTGGCACGGATCTGTGCGTTATAAAGATTCGCATTTTTGTTGCTGCGGCAAATCACAATCGTTTCCTCCACCCCGCCCGCCGAGTAGGCCGCATTGAGCAATTCTTCCAGATCCGATCCGTAAACGGCCCTGAAATCTCTGAAACTTCCGGTATTAAATACGGGTTTGCTCACCGCCTCATTCCTGATCATTTCCCGCAGCATGGTGGCATTGTGAAGGATGCCGGATTCACCGGCCTGCCGCACCACCTCCGTCAGCTCGCACTTATAAACTTCCAGGTAGAACGTTCGGGAAAGAAACTTTTCATCGAGTGCCGGACTTTGAGCCGATCCCACCGGCGGCAGCTGTGCAGTATCTCCCGAAAATAATATTCTGCAATTCTCGCCCCCATACACAAAACCGAAAAGATCCTCCAGAAGATTCCCGCTCCCAAATACATGCTGATCCGGGCTTCCGGCTTCACCCATGATCATCGAAGCCTCGTCCACAATGAACAACGTATTCTTCCATTTATTCTCTCTGAGGACGAATTTTTCCACACCACCGGTACTAACTTTCCAGTAAATATTCCTGTGAATCGTTCCGGCCGGCTGTCCGGAATAATTTCCCAGCACTTTAGCCGCCCTTCCCGTAGGTGCCAGCAACACCACTTTCATCCCAACATGCGGAAGGGTGTTCACCAATGCCGAAAGCAAGGTTGTCTTTCCGGTACCGGCATACCCCTTCAGAACAAACAAAGATCGCGGATTGTTGTTGTACAAAAACTGCGACATCAGTACAATGGCATCCTCTTGTCCTGCCGTAGGCTCATGCCCACACTCCTTTCTCATCAAATGACGGAATAACACTTCGTCTGCCATTGGGTAAAGATACCCGTAAGAGTGGTATATTTAGTATCTTTATCCGTGCTTCTTTCCGTGGACGATCAGGAAAAAATCTCACTTACCGACGAACAGGCCTTTTCTGTACCGGCCGGCTCCTGCAGTCTGCACCTGCTGTGCAGGGATGGCGGATGGGAAGCGGGACTCTTTCACCGGACCGAACAGCGATGGCTGGGGATACATACCGGAAAAACAAATGATCTGTCATTCAATGGCCCTGAATGGTTGCATCGGGAGCATGGTTCCGTTTCGGTTTCCTGGGTTGGGAGACGTTTTACATTTATACCCAGCGATCTCTTCAACGACCGTCATACGGAGGATTACCTGAATACCGGCTGCGGGCGCGATACAGAGCATAAAACTTTTGTAGTTCCAATGAAGCATCTGCCCGCCCAGCTGATCTTCGGTATATACAAGGATACCACAGAGCGCATCCGTTCACTATGGCCGCGCGCAGAATTTCATCACCAGGCCAGGTTCACCGTAGACCCCTTCCTGGGAAGAAACAAGAACAGCGCGGGGAAAAAGGTGCAGGCCTGTATGCATGAGAATTTAATGGAGATTGTGGTCACAGAGGGCAATCAGCTTATTCTCTACAACGTAACAGAATACCGGAATCCGGACGAAGCCGCTTATCATGTAATGAATGCCTATGAAGTGCTTCGCCTCAATCCAGAGTCAGTGCCTGTGACCCTCGGTGGATGGTGCGGAAAAAATTCAGCTGTATACGCTTTGATTTTTAAATACGTACGACAGGTAGAACATTTTCCATTCCCGGAAGATCAACAGTTCTCGTGGCAACTTGCTGAACTCCCTGCCTACCGGTTCCATCCGCTTTTTTCCCAATGCGCATCATAGGGGGCAGTCACCGCAGCCGCAGGATAGGAGCTCCCCGCGATCTTCCACTGCGTCCAACCACTGATTTCGCCAAGGAATCTCTTTTTAATATTCTGCAAAACAAAATAGATCTGCAGGAAATCCGTGTACTTGATCTTTTCTGCGGAACAGGTGCTATTAGCTTCGAATTCTCATCCCGCGGCGCTGCAGAGGTGATTGCCGTGGATACCAACGCAAAATGCACCGGATTTATCCGTGAAAAAGCAGGTGAATTCGGATTTAGTAATCTGCGTTCAGTTCGAATGGATGCATTCGGCTTCCTGGAAACCAACCGGCTGGACTATGACATAATATTCGCCGATCCGCCTTATGATTACAAGAAATACCGTGAATTGGTGAAGGTTATCCTTAATGGCAATGCGCTGAAACCTAATGGCTTATTGATCGTAGAACATGAAGCCAAAATGGAATTTCCAGAGGAGGAACGATTTTTGGAAAAAAGAACATACGGAGCCGTAAATTTCAGTTTCTTTCAAAAGGACAATGCATGAACAAGACCGCTGTATTTCCGGGATCCTTTGATCCCATCACCAAAGGGCATGAAAGTGTGATCCGCCGTGCGCTTCCCCTATTTGACCGGATCATTGTGGCGGTAGGGAAGAATTCGGAGAAGAGCGGACATTTCCCGCTCGAAAAAAGAATGGATTGGATACGCCATACATTCGCGGGTGAAAAAAAACTGGAAGTGAAATCCTACTCCGGTCTTACTATTGAATTCTGTAAAGAGGAAGGAGCAGCCTACCTGCTGCGTGGGTTAAGAAGCGGAGCAGATTTCGAATTTGAAAAAACGATTGCGCATATGAACCGCGATATGCGGTCCGGAATTGAAACAATTTTCATTCTCACACTCCCCGAATACGCCCATGTGAGTTCCACCATTGTACGTGAAATCATCCGTAACGGAGGAGATGCTTCCATCTTTGTACCGGCGGCAGTAGCGCTTAAATAACATGAGAATATTCTTTTTATATCTCAGCCTGATCACAGGTTTTTCTTCCGCATGGGCTCAGAAAACCACGCTGGTAGGAAAAGCGGATGCAGTCTATTTCGGAAAAGAGATCCGGTTGGTGGGATATGATGACAATCTGAGCGACAGGGAAGTAGTACTCGCACGAGATACAGTACGCCCGCCTGGCTTCTTCACCTTTGTACTTCAGATGAAATATACCCGCCCCCTCTTTATCCGATGCGGAAACAAACAGGCGGTCATTTATGCTGAGCCTGGCAAAACGTATAAACTGGGATTGCTGAAGGCGGATTCTTCCATCATTGAAACAGTCGGGGGATTGATCCCGGTAAATCTTGTCTTCATGAACAGTGACTCAGCGGAGTTGAATTATCTGATATCCCGGTGCGATGAACGGCTGAATGAACTGTTAAAATCGGAGAAGGGCACAGCGGTCAAGGATCAGCGACCCAACGACCTGAAGCCGGACAGTATGGAGCGAAAGAAAAATCAGAACTACCGATTGCTGAAAAAGATTGATTCGCTTGAGAATGTGCTTCGTGCTGAACTGAAATACGCTAAACAGGATTATTTTCACACCTACCGCATGTATACGTTCGCAAAAGCGAAACTTCCGCTGATGAGCGGACAGGCCGCCTGGAAGGAATTCCTGAAAGGAAGACCGATTCTGTATGAACACCGGGAATACATGGAATTTATCTGCGCATTCTACGAATCTGAACTGGAGCACAAGTTGTACACCCATCCGGTGATCGGCGTGGTGAATGCCAATGAGGATTGCCTGAAGTTTCGTGATCTGGTAAAACACAGTGTGTACACTCCGAACGACACGCTGAAGGAATTGTCAGCCCTGGTTCTGCTTCGCCTGGCACAGAGCATCAAGCAATATAACAAGGATAGACTTTGCCGGACCATTTCCAGAGCCGCGGCAGAGTACAAACATCCGTACCATATGGTAATGGCCGGGAATCTCTCATTTGTATATTGCCGAATGATCCCCGGATCCGACCTGCCCTTGATGCATTTTCGGGATATCCAGGGAAATGAACGTACGCTGAAGGAATTTGGTGACCGGTATATTTATGTGATGTTCTGGCGCAGCGATATTTCCGTTTGCGAGGAGCACATGAGGCAGATTCCGGAATTAAAGCGAAAGTATGGTCAGAAAATTGCCTTTGTAGCAGTGTGGCTGGATGAGGATGCAGGAACAGTCAAGGCTCTGATGAAAAAATATCCAAAAGCCGACTGGGAAACATTCTTTCCTTCACCGGGAGGAGAAGTTCAGGAGCTTTTTAATGTACGCGGAGTGCCCATATATTTTCTGATCAATCCCTTTCATCGTTTGTCACTTTCACCTGCACCCGAACCGGGCTTAGAGATTGAGAAAAAGTTCGATGAGGTGAAGAAAAAAGGCAACAAAGCTTTTTTGCCGGGGCAGAAAGAGAATTAAGAACCCCGAAGACATCGCCTGATGTACTTCGGGGTTGTGATCCCGCTGGGGCTCGAACCCAGGACCCTTACATTAAAAGTGTAATGCTCTACCAACTGAGCTACGGAATCTCTCACCTTTCACGGCACGAACCGCAAAGGGCAAATTACCTTTCTAAAAAGGCCTGCAAATATACAAGTCTTCCCTATAATCCCAAACCCACCTGTCCTTTTTTTTAACAGGTTTTCAGCTAGTTAGCCGGGTTAAACTACCGGATGTCCTTTTCAGGTAAAGCATTACTTTTATCCTCAGTGGTAAAGGACATCCTTATTATTAAACCCGTTGTTGGCCTGGGCAACCTGAACTTCGGTTCTACCGTTGAACAGGCTATTGCATTGTTTGGAAATCCGGAAGAAACAGAAGAAATGGACAGCGCCGGGGAATACCCCTCTATGGTACTTCACTTCTGGTCCAAAGGATTCTCTCTCTTCTTCGACCATTCCCATGGAAAAAAATTCTCCTGTGCCGAAGTGGATAACCGTTCCACCCTGTTATGGGAAATGCCGGTGTTCTCTCTCTCCGAAACACAACTGAAAGACCTTTTCAGTTCCAAAGGCTATAACCAGTCGGAAACGGAAAAACACGAATGGGGTGAAAACCGCATCTCCTTTGATGAAGCCCTCATTGATTTCTACTTCGAAAAGGGGAAAATGAGTTCCATAAATTTCAGTATCCCGCCTGACGGGAAACCCCAACAGGTTCTTATACTCCCTAACTAATGATCATCTACCTCACCGGATTCATGGGCAGCGGCAAATCTACCGCAGGAAAACAATTGGCCGCTCTATTGCAATTCCCCTTTTTCGACCTGGACGAAGAACTCTCTAAGACCTGCGGTATGAGCGTGACGGAAATATTTTCCGAAAAAGGTGAACCCTGGTTCCGGGAACAGGAACACTCTCTGCTGCGTACGCTATCTGCCAGCCCAAACGCTGTGATTGCCACCGGCGGCGGCACCCCCTGCTTCTATGACAATATGGATTTCATGAATTCCAGCGGCATCACCGTTTACCTGAAACTTAGTGCCAGTGCGCTGCAGAACCGGCTCACCCCAAACCAGCAAAGTCGTCCGCTCATCGCCCGAAAAAACCCCGGTGAATTACTCAAATTCATTACCGAACTGCTGGAAAAAAGGGAAGATTTTTATCGCAAAGCCTCCTACACCGTGAAGGGCACTAATCTGGATGTTCACAAGCTGGCAGATATTCTGAAAGTAAAAGAAGTCAGATAAATTCCCGAGGCAGACATCACCCTACCGGATAAAAACACCACCCCCTTTACCGAACTTCACCTCCACGTGCTCCTGTAACGTGGTGGAAAGGGATAAACCCACATGATCTGCATGTACCGGATACCGGCGGTGGGAACGGTCAACCAGCACCGCTGTATTGAGCTTCTTAAGCGGCACAGATAAAAAAGGCTTCAGCCCATACATCAACGTGCTGCCGGAATTAAGTACATCATCCACCACCAGCACCACCTTCCCCGTTAGTTCACCGGCCGTTAATCCGGTTTCTACCTTCTTGCCGATCGGATGTTCTTTATCCACCCGCAGGCTTCGAAGCAAAATCCTGAATCTTTTATGCTTCTTCAGCGCCTTTGCCAGCTCCTTCGCCAGAAGAAAACCATTCTTCTCTATGCCCGCTATTATCAGCTCCTTCTCCCGGTAGTTCCGCTCCAGAATCTCCATAGCCATTCGCTCCACCTTTTGGCTGATCTGCTTCTGACTCAGCAATAAAGTGCCTTTGTTTTTCATGTGAGGGTAAAATTATGAATTTTCAAGGTTGAAATCCTTTTCCTGACCATTCATTCAACTCGCTGGTTTCCTTATATTTGTCCCTGCCAATGGCTACCGTACCTTCCTTTAAGATCATCCCACCCGCCATCTCCTCGGCCGGATTGTATTATTTCACCACTGATCTGGGAATAAAATATGAAGTTCGTTTTGGACGGAGGAAAGACAATATTCTTAAAGCCACCATCGTATTTGGTGTGATCAATGACGAATTTGAAGGGGAAGAATATGTTGTCACCAACAGCGGTGAACTTTACAGGGTAATGGAAACCATCAACCAGATCATTGCCTTGTTTATGAAAGAACATCCAAAGATGATTTCATATGAATTCACGGGACTGGCCCGTGAAAATGAAACCGAAGACAAAGCCTCCGCACGGATCAATCTTTATTTCCGTTATGCCAAACGCATATTTGATAAAAACTGGAAAATTGAATTCCAGGGAAATAACACCATTCTGGTTTCAAGAACTGGAACGTGATCAGGATGAAA contains these protein-coding regions:
- the coaD gene encoding pantetheine-phosphate adenylyltransferase, which codes for MNKTAVFPGSFDPITKGHESVIRRALPLFDRIIVAVGKNSEKSGHFPLEKRMDWIRHTFAGEKKLEVKSYSGLTIEFCKEEGAAYLLRGLRSGADFEFEKTIAHMNRDMRSGIETIFILTLPEYAHVSSTIVREIIRNGGDASIFVPAAVALK
- a CDS encoding DUF3822 family protein, yielding MLLSVDDQEKISLTDEQAFSVPAGSCSLHLLCRDGGWEAGLFHRTEQRWLGIHTGKTNDLSFNGPEWLHREHGSVSVSWVGRRFTFIPSDLFNDRHTEDYLNTGCGRDTEHKTFVVPMKHLPAQLIFGIYKDTTERIRSLWPRAEFHHQARFTVDPFLGRNKNSAGKKVQACMHENLMEIVVTEGNQLILYNVTEYRNPDEAAYHVMNAYEVLRLNPESVPVTLGGWCGKNSAVYALIFKYVRQVEHFPFPEDQQFSWQLAELPAYRFHPLFSQCAS
- a CDS encoding AAA family ATPase; protein product: MIIYLTGFMGSGKSTAGKQLAALLQFPFFDLDEELSKTCGMSVTEIFSEKGEPWFREQEHSLLRTLSASPNAVIATGGGTPCFYDNMDFMNSSGITVYLKLSASALQNRLTPNQQSRPLIARKNPGELLKFITELLEKREDFYRKASYTVKGTNLDVHKLADILKVKEVR
- a CDS encoding TlpA family protein disulfide reductase, which codes for MRIFFLYLSLITGFSSAWAQKTTLVGKADAVYFGKEIRLVGYDDNLSDREVVLARDTVRPPGFFTFVLQMKYTRPLFIRCGNKQAVIYAEPGKTYKLGLLKADSSIIETVGGLIPVNLVFMNSDSAELNYLISRCDERLNELLKSEKGTAVKDQRPNDLKPDSMERKKNQNYRLLKKIDSLENVLRAELKYAKQDYFHTYRMYTFAKAKLPLMSGQAAWKEFLKGRPILYEHREYMEFICAFYESELEHKLYTHPVIGVVNANEDCLKFRDLVKHSVYTPNDTLKELSALVLLRLAQSIKQYNKDRLCRTISRAAAEYKHPYHMVMAGNLSFVYCRMIPGSDLPLMHFRDIQGNERTLKEFGDRYIYVMFWRSDISVCEEHMRQIPELKRKYGQKIAFVAVWLDEDAGTVKALMKKYPKADWETFFPSPGGEVQELFNVRGVPIYFLINPFHRLSLSPAPEPGLEIEKKFDEVKKKGNKAFLPGQKEN
- a CDS encoding phosphoribosyltransferase; this encodes MKNKGTLLLSQKQISQKVERMAMEILERNYREKELIIAGIEKNGFLLAKELAKALKKHKRFRILLRSLRVDKEHPIGKKVETGLTAGELTGKVVLVVDDVLNSGSTLMYGLKPFLSVPLKKLNTAVLVDRSHRRYPVHADHVGLSLSTTLQEHVEVKFGKGGGVFIR
- a CDS encoding AAA family ATPase, which produces MADEVLFRHLMRKECGHEPTAGQEDAIVLMSQFLYNNNPRSLFVLKGYAGTGKTTLLSALVNTLPHVGMKVVLLAPTGRAAKVLGNYSGQPAGTIHRNIYWKVSTGGVEKFVLRENKWKNTLFIVDEASMIMGEAGSPDQHVFGSGNLLEDLFGFVYGGENCRILFSGDTAQLPPVGSAQSPALDEKFLSRTFYLEVYKCELTEVVRQAGESGILHNATMLREMIRNEAVSKPVFNTGSFRDFRAVYGSDLEELLNAAYSAGGVEETIVICRSNKNANLYNAQIRARIRYQEEELSAGDHLMVVKNNYTWLPPESKAGFIANGDTIIVSKVKSKKNLYGLRFADILFSMADYPDEPEREARIVLNTLTADGPALSRDDSNRMYQSMQEFYSGYTNKRERFLKIKADPCYNALQVKFAYAITCHKAQGGQWENVFIDQGYMKDEMLNLEYLRWLYTAVTRGSKKVALVNFGMG
- the rsmD gene encoding 16S rRNA (guanine(966)-N(2))-methyltransferase RsmD, yielding MRIIGGSHRSRRIGAPRDLPLRPTTDFAKESLFNILQNKIDLQEIRVLDLFCGTGAISFEFSSRGAAEVIAVDTNAKCTGFIREKAGEFGFSNLRSVRMDAFGFLETNRLDYDIIFADPPYDYKKYRELVKVILNGNALKPNGLLIVEHEAKMEFPEEERFLEKRTYGAVNFSFFQKDNA